A window from Streptomyces sp. NBC_00271 encodes these proteins:
- a CDS encoding PLP-dependent cysteine synthase family protein translates to MRYDSPLAAVGNTPLVRLPRLSPSADVRIWAKLEDRNPTGSVKDRPALHMVEQAEKDGRLTPGCTILEPTSGNTGISLAMAAKLKGYRMVCVMPENTSQERRDLLAMWGAEIISSPAAGGSNTAVRVAKELSAEHPEWVMLYQYGNPDNAGAHYATTGPEILADLPSITHFVAGLGTTGTLMGVGRYLRENKPDVKIVAAEPRYDDLVYGLRNLDEGFVPELYDASVLTSRFSVGSADAVTRTRELLQQEGIFAGVSTGAALHAAIGVGKKALAAGESADIVFVVADGGWKYLSTGVYTAATTEEAIKTVQGQLWA, encoded by the coding sequence ATGCGCTACGACTCCCCGCTCGCCGCGGTGGGCAACACCCCTCTGGTGCGCCTGCCACGCCTTTCGCCGTCCGCCGACGTCCGGATCTGGGCGAAGCTGGAGGACCGCAACCCGACGGGCTCGGTCAAGGACCGCCCGGCCCTCCACATGGTCGAACAGGCCGAGAAGGACGGCCGGTTGACGCCGGGCTGCACGATCCTGGAGCCGACGAGCGGGAACACCGGCATCTCGCTGGCCATGGCGGCGAAGCTCAAGGGCTACCGCATGGTGTGCGTGATGCCGGAGAACACCTCTCAGGAGCGGCGGGACCTGCTGGCCATGTGGGGCGCGGAGATCATCTCCAGCCCCGCGGCCGGCGGCTCCAACACCGCCGTGCGCGTCGCGAAGGAACTGTCGGCCGAGCACCCCGAATGGGTGATGCTCTACCAGTACGGGAACCCCGACAACGCGGGCGCCCACTACGCGACGACGGGCCCCGAAATCCTGGCGGACCTCCCCTCCATCACGCACTTCGTCGCCGGCCTCGGCACGACGGGCACCCTGATGGGCGTCGGCCGCTACCTCCGGGAGAACAAGCCGGACGTGAAGATCGTCGCCGCGGAGCCGCGCTACGACGACCTGGTGTACGGCCTGCGCAACCTGGACGAGGGGTTCGTTCCCGAGCTGTACGACGCGTCGGTCCTCACCTCCCGCTTCTCGGTCGGCTCCGCCGACGCGGTCACCCGCACCCGTGAGCTCCTCCAGCAGGAGGGCATCTTCGCGGGCGTCTCCACCGGGGCCGCGCTGCACGCCGCGATCGGCGTCGGCAAGAAGGCGCTCGCCGCCGGGGAGTCCGCCGACATCGTCTTCGTCGTCGCCGACGGCGGCTGGAAGTACCTGTCGACGGGCGTCTACACCGCCGCGACCACAGAAGAAGCCATCAAAACCGTCCAGGGCCAGCTCTGGGCGTAG
- a CDS encoding MoaD/ThiS family protein has translation MAIEVRIPTILRTYTGGEKAVEGGGATLAELFADLETRHAGIQARIVDDGQLRRFVNVYLNDEDVRFLDGINTKLTDGDNVTILPAVAGGMV, from the coding sequence ATGGCCATCGAGGTCCGCATCCCCACCATCCTCCGCACCTACACCGGCGGCGAGAAGGCCGTCGAGGGCGGCGGCGCGACCCTCGCCGAGCTCTTCGCCGACCTCGAGACCCGGCACGCGGGCATCCAGGCCCGGATCGTCGACGACGGCCAGCTGCGCCGCTTCGTCAACGTGTACCTGAACGACGAGGACGTCCGCTTCCTCGACGGCATCAACACCAAGCTCACCGACGGCGACAACGTGACGATCCTGCCGGCCGTGGCCGGCGGCATGGTCTGA
- a CDS encoding putative leader peptide translates to MVSQDVSDKTPGMLLVARLHVDLCRLQSAICTR, encoded by the coding sequence ATGGTTTCCCAGGACGTGAGCGACAAGACGCCGGGCATGCTGCTCGTGGCGCGGCTGCACGTCGACCTGTGCAGGCTGCAGAGCGCCATCTGTACGCGCTGA
- a CDS encoding Mov34/MPN/PAD-1 family protein, translating to MLTITQALVDQIVAHARQDHPDEACGVVAGPAGSGRPERFIPMLNAARSPTFYEFDSGDLLKLYREMDDRDEEPVIIYHSHTATEAYPSRTDISYANEPGAHYVLVSTADADDAGPFQFRSYRIVEGEVTEEEVTVVDAY from the coding sequence ATGCTGACCATCACCCAGGCCCTCGTCGACCAGATCGTCGCGCACGCGCGCCAGGACCACCCCGACGAGGCGTGCGGCGTCGTAGCGGGCCCGGCGGGCTCGGGCCGCCCCGAGCGCTTCATCCCGATGCTCAACGCCGCCCGCTCGCCCACGTTCTACGAGTTCGACTCCGGCGACCTGCTGAAGCTGTACCGCGAGATGGACGACCGCGACGAGGAGCCGGTGATCATCTACCACTCCCACACGGCGACCGAGGCATACCCCTCCCGCACCGACATCTCGTACGCCAACGAGCCCGGCGCGCACTACGTCCTCGTCTCGACGGCGGACGCGGACGACGCGGGCCCCTTCCAGTTCCGCTCGTACCGGATCGTCGAGGGAGAGGTGACGGAGGAGGAGGTCACGGTCGTGGACGCGTACTGA
- a CDS encoding amino acid permease — translation MTSSQVDKTDEPRFGSEAVGGDAPEEGYERGLGSRQVQMIAIGGAIGVGLFLGAGANIAKAGPSLIFMYALAGVIIFFIMRALGELLLYRPVSGSFAEYSREFLGPFFGYFTGWTYWLMWVVTGMAELTAAAIYVHYWFPSIPQWVTALVFLIVLFVANLISVKLFGEIEFWFSMVKVTALIGMIVIGLGVLTFGFSSAGDTASVANLWQFDGFFPKGIGSSLMTLQGVMFAYLAVELVGVTAGESEDPEKTLPKAINTLPWRIALFYVGALTVILCVVKWTEFAPGVSPFVEAFAKIGIPAGAGIVNFVVLTAALSSCNSGMYSTGRMLRTLADNGEAPKVFSRLSSTKTPALGITVSMLFMGIGVILNYVVPEKAFGYVTSVATAAGIWTWLMILVSHILYRRAVDAGRLPASSFPAPGGAKCSWIAVVFLLFVTGLIAYDADSRVCLYVMAGWAAALAVGWWVLKARNPQVTERREPAFEKVG, via the coding sequence ATGACCTCATCGCAGGTCGACAAGACCGACGAGCCGCGTTTCGGCAGTGAGGCCGTGGGCGGCGACGCCCCCGAAGAGGGGTACGAGCGCGGGCTCGGCAGTCGCCAGGTCCAGATGATCGCGATCGGCGGCGCCATCGGCGTCGGCCTCTTCCTGGGCGCCGGGGCGAACATCGCCAAGGCGGGGCCCAGCCTCATCTTCATGTACGCCCTCGCGGGCGTGATCATCTTCTTCATCATGCGGGCGCTCGGCGAGCTGCTCCTGTACCGCCCGGTCTCGGGCTCCTTCGCGGAGTACTCCCGCGAGTTCCTCGGCCCGTTCTTCGGCTACTTCACCGGCTGGACGTACTGGCTGATGTGGGTGGTCACCGGCATGGCGGAACTCACCGCCGCCGCGATCTACGTCCACTACTGGTTCCCGTCCATCCCCCAATGGGTGACGGCACTCGTCTTCCTGATCGTCCTCTTCGTGGCGAACCTGATCTCGGTGAAGCTCTTCGGAGAGATCGAGTTCTGGTTCTCGATGGTCAAGGTCACCGCCCTGATCGGCATGATCGTGATCGGCCTCGGCGTCCTCACCTTCGGCTTCAGCTCGGCCGGTGACACGGCCTCCGTCGCCAACCTCTGGCAGTTCGACGGCTTCTTCCCCAAGGGCATCGGCTCGTCCCTGATGACCCTCCAGGGCGTCATGTTCGCCTACCTCGCCGTCGAGCTCGTCGGCGTCACGGCGGGCGAGTCCGAGGACCCGGAGAAGACCCTCCCCAAGGCGATCAACACCCTCCCCTGGCGCATCGCGCTCTTCTACGTCGGCGCGCTCACGGTCATCCTCTGCGTCGTGAAGTGGACGGAGTTCGCCCCGGGCGTCAGCCCCTTCGTCGAGGCCTTCGCGAAGATCGGCATCCCGGCCGGCGCCGGCATCGTCAACTTCGTGGTCCTGACCGCCGCCCTGTCCTCCTGCAACTCCGGCATGTACTCCACGGGCCGCATGCTGCGCACCCTGGCGGACAACGGCGAGGCCCCCAAGGTCTTCAGCAGGCTCTCCTCGACCAAGACCCCGGCGCTCGGCATCACCGTCTCCATGCTCTTCATGGGCATCGGCGTGATCCTGAACTACGTCGTCCCGGAGAAGGCCTTCGGCTACGTCACCTCCGTGGCCACCGCCGCCGGCATCTGGACCTGGCTGATGATCCTGGTCAGCCACATCCTCTACCGCCGCGCGGTCGACGCCGGACGCCTGCCCGCCTCCTCCTTCCCGGCCCCGGGCGGAGCGAAGTGCAGCTGGATCGCGGTCGTCTTCCTGCTGTTCGTCACGGGCCTCATCGCCTACGACGCCGACTCCCGCGTCTGCCTGTACGTGATGGCCGGCTGGGCCGCGGCCCTGGCCGTCGGCTGGTGGGTGCTCAAGGCACGCAACCCCCAGGTCACCGAGCGCCGCGAGCCGGCGTTCGAGAAGGTCGGCTGA
- a CDS encoding DUF2017 domain-containing protein — protein sequence MPGHFEPLPGGGAAVALDEVEISIIRSLAVQLLELIGPGPAENAPDDPLAELFAEGPSEPPSDPVLQRLFPDAYSGPDVEASSPEQAEEQRAYSSEFRRFTENDLRAGKRENALAVIRSLDALTTAGDGGAVLKLSPGESEQWLRALNDLRLAIGARLDVVDEEDTDLLYRLPDEDPRKPMVMAYLWLGGLQETLVETLMS from the coding sequence ATGCCAGGACACTTCGAACCGCTCCCCGGCGGCGGCGCGGCCGTCGCGCTCGACGAGGTCGAGATCTCCATCATCCGCTCCCTCGCCGTACAGCTCCTGGAGCTCATCGGGCCCGGCCCCGCGGAGAACGCCCCCGACGACCCGCTCGCCGAACTGTTCGCGGAGGGCCCCAGCGAGCCGCCCTCCGACCCCGTGCTCCAGCGCCTCTTCCCGGACGCCTACAGCGGCCCCGACGTCGAGGCGTCCTCGCCGGAACAGGCGGAGGAGCAGCGGGCGTACTCCTCCGAGTTCCGCCGCTTCACCGAGAACGACCTGCGCGCCGGCAAGCGCGAGAACGCCCTCGCGGTGATCCGCTCGCTGGACGCCCTCACCACGGCGGGCGACGGCGGCGCGGTCCTCAAGCTCTCCCCCGGGGAGTCCGAGCAGTGGCTGCGCGCCCTCAACGACCTGCGCCTGGCGATCGGGGCCCGGCTCGACGTCGTCGACGAGGAGGACACCGACCTCCTCTACCGCCTCCCGGACGAGGACCCGCGCAAGCCGATGGTGATGGCGTACCTGTGGCTGGGCGGTCTCCAGGAGACGCTCGTCGAGACACTGATGTCCTGA
- the clpS gene encoding ATP-dependent Clp protease adapter ClpS, with protein MGRVTAPAPLEIEKTESAEEVFAVPEPDVPWVTIVHNDPVNLMSYVTYVFQTYFGYTKDKATKLMLDVHHKGRAVVSSGTREEMERDVQAMHGYGLWATLQQDRK; from the coding sequence ATGGGCCGTGTGACCGCTCCCGCACCCCTAGAGATCGAAAAGACCGAGTCGGCGGAGGAGGTCTTCGCCGTACCCGAGCCCGACGTCCCCTGGGTCACCATCGTGCACAACGACCCGGTCAACCTCATGAGCTATGTGACGTATGTCTTCCAGACGTACTTCGGCTACACCAAGGACAAGGCCACCAAGCTCATGCTCGACGTCCATCACAAGGGCCGTGCGGTCGTCTCCAGCGGCACGCGCGAGGAGATGGAGCGCGACGTACAGGCCATGCACGGCTACGGTCTGTGGGCCACCCTTCAGCAGGACCGGAAGTAG
- a CDS encoding nicotinate phosphoribosyltransferase → MNTADLGLPVDVPSTALFTDQYELTMLQAALAAGTAERRSVFEVFTRRLPEGRRYGVVAGTGRVLDAVENLRFDADVLGFLRENAIVDEPTLKWLASYRFGGDIWGYPEGEVYFPGSPILRVEGSFAECVLLETVILSILNHDSAIAAAASRMASAAGGRPLIEMGARRTHELAAVAAARAAYVGGFATTSDLAAGFRYGIPTVGTSAHAFTLLHDRERDAFQAQVNSLGRGTTLLVDTYDVTEAVRMAVEVAGPELGAVRIDSGDLLLVAHRVRQQLDELGARDTRIIVTSDLDEYAIASLAAAPVDAYGVGTQLVTGSGHPTCSMVYKLVARAESADPKAPLEAVAKRSTGGKTSIGGRKWAARRLDERGVAEAEVIGTGAVPVELADRQLLVELVKGGQVLSREPLDAVRDRHATSLANLPLSATQLSRGEPVIPTEYI, encoded by the coding sequence ATGAACACAGCGGACCTTGGGCTGCCGGTGGACGTTCCCTCGACGGCGCTCTTCACGGACCAGTACGAGCTGACGATGCTGCAGGCCGCACTGGCCGCGGGGACCGCCGAGCGACGCTCGGTCTTCGAGGTCTTCACGCGGCGGCTGCCGGAGGGGCGGCGCTACGGCGTCGTGGCGGGCACCGGGCGGGTTCTCGACGCCGTCGAGAACCTCCGCTTCGACGCCGACGTCCTCGGCTTCCTGCGCGAGAACGCCATCGTGGACGAGCCGACCCTGAAGTGGCTCGCCTCGTACCGCTTCGGCGGGGACATCTGGGGCTATCCCGAGGGCGAGGTGTACTTCCCGGGCTCGCCGATCCTGCGGGTCGAGGGGTCCTTCGCGGAGTGCGTGCTCCTGGAGACGGTGATCCTCTCCATCCTCAACCACGACTCGGCCATCGCGGCCGCCGCCTCCCGGATGGCCTCCGCCGCCGGGGGCCGGCCGCTGATCGAGATGGGCGCCCGGCGGACGCACGAACTGGCCGCGGTGGCGGCGGCGCGGGCCGCGTACGTCGGGGGCTTCGCGACCACCTCCGACCTGGCGGCGGGCTTCCGCTACGGCATCCCGACCGTCGGCACCTCCGCACACGCCTTCACCCTCCTGCACGACCGGGAGCGGGACGCCTTCCAGGCCCAGGTGAACTCGCTGGGCCGGGGGACGACGCTGCTCGTGGACACGTACGACGTCACGGAGGCGGTACGGATGGCGGTCGAGGTCGCCGGGCCGGAGCTCGGGGCCGTACGGATCGACTCCGGGGACCTGCTGCTGGTCGCGCACCGGGTGCGGCAGCAGCTGGACGAGCTGGGCGCGAGGGACACGCGCATCATCGTGACCTCGGACCTGGACGAGTACGCGATCGCCTCGCTGGCGGCGGCGCCCGTCGACGCGTACGGCGTCGGTACGCAGTTGGTGACGGGTTCCGGCCATCCCACCTGCTCGATGGTCTACAAGCTGGTCGCCCGCGCCGAGTCGGCGGACCCGAAGGCTCCGCTGGAGGCCGTGGCCAAGAGGTCCACCGGCGGCAAGACCTCGATCGGCGGGCGCAAGTGGGCCGCGCGCCGGCTCGACGAGCGGGGGGTCGCCGAGGCCGAGGTGATCGGCACCGGGGCGGTCCCCGTGGAGCTCGCCGACCGACAACTGCTGGTGGAGCTCGTCAAGGGCGGGCAGGTCCTCTCCCGCGAGCCCCTCGACGCCGTACGCGACCGGCACGCGACCTCCCTCGCCAACCTGCCGTTGTCGGCGACACAGCTCTCGCGCGGGGAACCGGTCATTCCGACGGAGTACATCTGA
- a CDS encoding isochorismatase family protein translates to MRRALIVVDVQNDFCEGGSLAVAGGADVAAAITELIGQAPAGYRHVVATRDLHIAPGGHFADNPDFVHSWPAHCVAGTEGVGFHPNFAPAVASGAVDAVFDKGAYAAAYSGFEGADENGVALGDWLRAREIDEVDVVGIATDHCVRATALDSVRSGFRTQVLLDLTAGVSEETTDRALEELRAAGVDLTGKPVV, encoded by the coding sequence ATGCGCCGCGCCTTGATCGTCGTAGACGTGCAGAACGACTTCTGCGAGGGGGGCAGCCTCGCGGTGGCCGGAGGCGCCGATGTGGCCGCCGCCATCACGGAGCTGATCGGGCAGGCGCCCGCCGGCTACCGGCATGTCGTCGCCACGCGTGACCTCCACATCGCTCCCGGTGGCCACTTCGCCGACAATCCCGACTTCGTCCACTCCTGGCCCGCGCACTGTGTGGCCGGCACGGAGGGGGTCGGGTTCCACCCGAACTTCGCTCCGGCGGTCGCCTCCGGCGCGGTCGACGCCGTCTTCGACAAGGGCGCGTACGCGGCGGCCTACAGCGGTTTCGAGGGCGCCGACGAGAACGGGGTCGCGCTGGGTGACTGGCTGCGCGCCCGCGAGATCGACGAGGTGGACGTCGTCGGCATCGCCACCGACCACTGCGTCCGCGCCACCGCCCTGGACTCCGTCCGCAGCGGCTTCCGCACCCAGGTCCTTCTGGACCTCACGGCCGGAGTCTCCGAGGAAACCACGGACCGCGCCCTCGAAGAACTCCGAGCAGCAGGCGTGGACCTGACAGGAAAGCCGGTCGTCTAG
- a CDS encoding immune inhibitor A domain-containing protein produces the protein MTSRPWTFRAAAVGVALAAATATFSTFAVAQADDAASAAASASANRHEPQPAGNEAEHDLDGPLSKTQEAQREEALNQVISGDAKVQDWNGSQVVKLKGKNKYVELGREKTDKIFTILVEFGDQVDSRYGGTVGPLHNQIAQPDRTQDNSTAWQADYNQAHFQDLYFGTGKNTESLKKYYEKQSSGRYSVDGEVTDWVKVPYNEARYGSNKASTGAWYAVQDGVTAWVADQKAAGRSDADIKADLAKYDQWDRYDYDGDGNFNEPDGYIDHFQIVHAGEDESAGGGAQGEDAIWAHRWYAFGTDAGATGPAGNKLGGAAIGDTGIWVGDYTIQPENGGLGVYAHEYGHDLGLPDEYDTTNSAENSTGFWTLMSSGSWLGTGKNAIGDLPGDMNSWDKLQLGWLNYDTAKAATKSKHKLGVAEYNTKNKQALVVSLPDKAVTTEIVAPAQGSTQWWSGSGNDLKNTLTRSVDLTGKSSAALTLDGWYDIEADFDYLYTEVSTDGGANWTALDGTVDGQPIPRDGSGKPALTGTVDAYKKLSFPLDAYAGQKIDLRFRYQSDGGVALKGFTADEIAVTADGSALFSDNAETADAAWTAAGFSRVGASFTDDYAQYYIAENRQYVSYDKTLKTGPYNFGFSKTRPSWVEHYPYQNGLLIWKWDTSQKDNNVSAHAGSGLILPVDSHSTALKWSDGTLMRSRIQSYDSPFSLYRTDGLTLHNADVATKIPSKPGVPVFNDHTSTYYDTTAPTAGVNITDTNTKIKIVKEARDGSTISLEVGPAVK, from the coding sequence GTGACCAGCAGACCATGGACGTTCAGAGCGGCCGCGGTGGGTGTCGCCCTCGCGGCGGCCACCGCCACGTTCTCGACGTTCGCCGTTGCGCAGGCAGATGATGCCGCATCGGCGGCGGCCTCGGCGAGCGCGAACCGCCACGAGCCCCAGCCGGCCGGCAACGAGGCCGAACACGACCTCGACGGCCCGCTCAGCAAGACCCAGGAAGCACAGCGCGAAGAGGCCCTGAACCAGGTCATATCCGGGGACGCGAAGGTCCAGGACTGGAACGGTTCGCAGGTCGTCAAGCTCAAGGGCAAGAACAAGTACGTCGAGCTCGGCCGCGAGAAGACCGACAAGATCTTCACGATCCTGGTCGAGTTCGGCGACCAGGTCGACAGCCGCTACGGCGGCACCGTGGGCCCGCTGCACAACCAGATAGCCCAGCCCGACCGCACCCAGGACAACAGCACGGCCTGGCAGGCGGACTACAACCAGGCGCACTTCCAGGACCTCTACTTCGGCACCGGCAAGAACACCGAGTCGCTGAAGAAGTACTACGAGAAGCAGTCCTCGGGCCGCTACTCGGTCGACGGCGAGGTCACCGACTGGGTCAAGGTCCCCTACAACGAGGCCCGCTACGGCTCCAACAAGGCGTCCACGGGCGCCTGGTACGCGGTCCAGGACGGTGTCACCGCCTGGGTCGCCGACCAGAAGGCGGCCGGCAGGTCCGACGCGGACATCAAGGCGGACCTGGCCAAGTACGACCAGTGGGACCGCTACGACTACGACGGCGACGGCAACTTCAACGAGCCCGACGGCTACATCGACCACTTCCAGATCGTGCACGCCGGTGAGGACGAGTCCGCGGGCGGCGGCGCGCAGGGCGAGGACGCGATCTGGGCGCACCGCTGGTACGCGTTCGGCACCGACGCGGGCGCCACGGGTCCGGCCGGCAACAAGCTGGGCGGCGCCGCGATCGGCGACACCGGCATCTGGGTCGGCGACTACACCATCCAGCCGGAGAACGGCGGACTCGGCGTCTACGCGCACGAGTACGGCCACGACCTCGGTCTGCCGGACGAGTACGACACCACCAACTCGGCCGAGAACTCCACGGGTTTCTGGACCCTGATGTCCTCCGGTTCCTGGCTCGGCACCGGCAAGAACGCCATCGGCGACCTGCCCGGTGACATGAACTCCTGGGACAAGCTGCAGCTCGGCTGGCTGAACTACGACACGGCCAAGGCCGCGACGAAATCCAAGCACAAGCTGGGTGTCGCCGAGTACAACACCAAGAACAAGCAGGCCCTGGTGGTCTCGCTGCCGGACAAGGCGGTCACCACCGAGATCGTCGCCCCGGCGCAGGGCTCGACCCAGTGGTGGAGCGGCAGCGGCAACGACCTCAAGAACACGCTGACGCGTTCCGTCGACCTCACCGGCAAGTCGTCGGCCGCCCTCACGCTCGACGGCTGGTACGACATCGAGGCCGACTTCGACTACCTCTACACCGAGGTCTCGACCGACGGCGGCGCCAACTGGACCGCGCTCGACGGCACGGTGGACGGGCAGCCGATCCCGCGCGACGGCAGTGGCAAGCCCGCGTTGACCGGCACGGTGGACGCGTACAAGAAGTTGTCGTTCCCGCTCGACGCCTACGCGGGCCAGAAGATCGACCTGCGTTTCCGCTACCAGAGTGACGGCGGCGTGGCGCTGAAGGGGTTCACGGCCGACGAGATCGCCGTGACCGCGGACGGTTCGGCGCTCTTCTCGGACAACGCCGAGACCGCGGACGCCGCGTGGACCGCCGCCGGCTTCTCCCGCGTCGGCGCGTCCTTCACCGACGACTACGCGCAGTACTACATCGCGGAGAACCGTCAGTACGTCTCGTACGACAAGACCCTCAAGACCGGCCCGTACAACTTCGGCTTCTCGAAGACGCGTCCGTCCTGGGTCGAGCACTACCCGTACCAGAACGGCCTGTTGATCTGGAAGTGGGACACCTCGCAGAAGGACAACAACGTCAGCGCGCACGCGGGCTCCGGGCTGATCCTGCCGGTCGACTCGCACTCCACCGCGCTGAAGTGGTCCGACGGAACGCTGATGCGCAGCCGGATCCAGTCCTACGACTCGCCGTTCAGCCTGTACCGCACGGACGGTCTGACGCTGCACAACGCGGACGTCGCGACGAAGATCCCGTCGAAGCCGGGGGTGCCGGTCTTCAACGACCACACCAGCACCTACTACGACACGACGGCCCCGACCGCGGGTGTCAACATCACTGACACCAACACCAAGATCAAGATCGTCAAGGAGGCCCGTGACGGGTCGACGATCTCGCTCGAAGTGGGCCCCGCGGTGAAGTAA
- a CDS encoding RDD family protein, with translation MSSEPPPPGSGQPPDEDPFKKQPPPAEGGGSPYDGSSPPTPPQGSPYDSPYGDQPPPHGGGDPYGPGGPYGGDPLAGMPPLADSGKRTVARIIDMILVGIVVWLLSWAFGVMQYNMNADKIEYSRGFGQSVIAAVLYVGYDTIMISRSGQTLGKKLFNLRVANLDNGSTPSVQSTLVRSLVLWIPFAFCCACIWTAIAGGWSYFDKPYKQGLHDKAAKTVVVSTG, from the coding sequence ATGAGCAGCGAACCGCCGCCCCCGGGTTCGGGTCAGCCACCGGACGAGGATCCGTTCAAGAAGCAGCCCCCGCCCGCCGAGGGCGGCGGCTCCCCCTACGACGGCTCCTCGCCGCCCACACCGCCCCAGGGCTCCCCGTACGACTCCCCGTACGGCGACCAGCCGCCCCCGCACGGCGGCGGCGACCCGTACGGGCCCGGCGGCCCCTACGGCGGCGACCCGCTGGCCGGCATGCCCCCGCTCGCCGACAGCGGCAAACGCACGGTGGCGAGGATCATCGACATGATCCTGGTGGGCATCGTGGTGTGGCTGCTGTCCTGGGCCTTCGGGGTCATGCAGTACAACATGAACGCCGACAAGATCGAGTACAGCAGGGGCTTCGGGCAGTCCGTGATCGCCGCGGTGCTCTACGTCGGCTACGACACCATCATGATCAGCAGATCGGGGCAGACCCTCGGCAAGAAGCTGTTCAACCTGAGGGTGGCCAACCTCGACAACGGCTCCACGCCCTCCGTGCAGAGCACGCTGGTCCGCTCGCTGGTGCTGTGGATCCCGTTCGCGTTCTGCTGCGCGTGCATCTGGACCGCGATCGCGGGCGGTTGGAGCTACTTCGACAAGCCCTACAAGCAGGGCCTGCACGACAAGGCGGCCAAGACGGTGGTGGTCAGCACGGGCTGA